A section of the Macadamia integrifolia cultivar HAES 741 chromosome 9, SCU_Mint_v3, whole genome shotgun sequence genome encodes:
- the LOC122090019 gene encoding uncharacterized protein LOC122090019: MVNLTHLQKRYLSEINSSNAKQTQPPNSESDNNGEMLLLQKRSTKNKANRKNQGVPCTAGQKSFARIHDEKHKEIGVELDRADLYIITHKHRDGDPVDDIARVMIVCIIYIF, from the exons ATGGTTAACCTTACTCATTTGCAGAAGCGATATTTATCTGAAATAAATTCATCAAATGCTAAGCAAACACAACCACCCAACTCTGAATCTGATAACAATGGTGAGATGCTGTTATTACAG AAACGTAGCACTAAAAATAAGGCGAATCGAAAGAATCAAGGTGTACCCTGTACTGCGGGTCAAAAAAGTTTTGCAAGAATTCATGATGAGAAG CATAAAGAAATTGGAGTGGAGCTAGACCGTGCAGACTTATATATAATTACTCATAAACATAGAGACGGGGATCCTGTTGATGACATTGCACGAGTTATGATTGtatgtattatttatattttttaa